The following are from one region of the bacterium genome:
- a CDS encoding GNAT family N-acetyltransferase, whose translation MTTQLSIRQLRTHAEYRACVALQKETWGTVFTEMVPPSLLLVSQKIGGVAAGAFDENERLIGFVFGLTGVKEGRLVHWSDMLAVRPELRDRGIGRRLKLYQRELVLALGVRTIYWTFDPLVARNAHLNFNGLGVTVEEYVPDMYDSDSPSDLHRGLALDRLVVAWHISPEAPAEPQTDLSEATRTRFAHAPIINLQTSQTAAAGNAEAVLPLHERIRLEIPSDLQALKEHSLEAAVRWQAAVRAAFLFYLQQNYRVAGFYREAGTSRCFYGLQSSATAF comes from the coding sequence ATGACCACGCAGCTCTCGATTCGCCAACTGCGCACGCACGCCGAATATCGCGCGTGCGTGGCGCTGCAAAAAGAGACGTGGGGCACCGTCTTCACCGAGATGGTCCCGCCCTCGCTCCTGCTGGTGAGCCAGAAGATCGGCGGCGTGGCAGCGGGCGCCTTCGATGAAAACGAGCGTCTGATCGGTTTCGTGTTCGGACTCACCGGCGTGAAGGAGGGCCGGTTGGTGCATTGGTCAGACATGCTGGCGGTGCGGCCGGAACTGCGCGATCGCGGCATCGGCAGACGCCTAAAATTGTATCAACGCGAGCTGGTGCTGGCGCTGGGTGTGCGCACAATCTACTGGACATTTGATCCGCTGGTGGCGCGCAATGCGCATCTCAACTTCAATGGTCTGGGCGTGACGGTTGAAGAATACGTGCCGGACATGTACGACAGCGATTCGCCGAGTGATTTGCATCGCGGCCTGGCGCTCGATCGCCTCGTGGTGGCATGGCATATTTCTCCCGAAGCGCCGGCTGAACCGCAAACCGACCTGAGTGAAGCCACGCGCACCCGCTTCGCGCATGCACCGATCATCAATCTCCAAACCTCGCAAACCGCCGCTGCCGGCAATGCCGAGGCAGTCCTGCCGTTGCACGAACGCATTCGCCTTGAAATTCCATCAGACCTTCAGGCACTCAAGGAACATTCACTTGAAGCCGCGGTGCGCTGGCAGGCTGCCGTGCGTGCCGCATTTCTCTTCTATTTGCAACAGAACTATCGTGTCGCCGGCTTCTATCGCGAGGCCGGCACCAGCCGTTGCTTCTATGGTCTGCAAAGCAGCGCGACGGCATTCTGA